A genomic segment from Oncorhynchus clarkii lewisi isolate Uvic-CL-2024 chromosome 12, UVic_Ocla_1.0, whole genome shotgun sequence encodes:
- the LOC139422156 gene encoding interferon alpha-7-like, whose protein sequence is MALQTITWMSAFLCLAQVCSMPMPCQLQGQLVRITHNLLRDMGGNFPLECLQENVFVAFPATAFTISGESQLSSSGAKAIYETLKNIDTLFGADDLPSKWDQRKLENFQNIVYRQIEESKCMMGSVDTSDYLIRTEGLKTYFGNIAAVLKEKNFSYCAWEVVRKELLYSLQFILEHNSDSLLWANRT, encoded by the exons ATGGCACTTCAGACTATTACTTGGATGAGCGCCTTCCTTTGCCTTGCGCAAGTTTGCTCCATGCCCATGCCTTGCCAGCTACAAGGACAGCTGGTGCGAATAACCCACAACCTACTGAGAGACAtg GGGGGTAATTTTCCTCTGGAGTGCCTGCAGGAGAATGTCTTCGTGGCATTCCCAGCCACCGCATTTACAATCTCCGGCGAATCACAG TTGAGTAGCAGTGGTGCTAAAGCTATTTATGAGACATTGAAGAACATCGACACATTGTTTGGAGCTGACGACCTGCCCTCTAAGTGGGACCAACGGAAGTTAGAGAATTTTCAGAATATTGTATACCGCCAGATTGAAGAGAGCAAATGT ATGATGGGCAGTGTGGATACAAGTGATTATCTCATCAGGACAGAAGGACTGAAGACGTACTTTGGGAACATTGCAGCAGTCCTAAAAGAAAAG AATTTCAGTTACTGCGCCTGGGAAGTGGTTCGAAAGGAGCTCCTGTACAGCCTACAGTTCATTCTGGAACACAACTCTGATAGCCTTCTGTGGGCCAACAGAACATGA